The DNA sequence TCCCGCACCGCAAAGCGCGCGACTTCGTCTTCGCGCACCAGCGTGATGTCCACCGTCCCGCCACGCGGGGTGTACTTGATCGCGTTGGTGACGAGATTGAGGAACAGCTGCCGCAGGCGTGTGATATCGCCGAGCACCTCGGCATTGTCGAGCTGCGACGCCTCGATCGCGAGCCCGGCATCTTCGCCCAACAGGCGCGCGGTCTCCAGCGTCTCCCGCGCGAGCGGGGCGAGTTCGATCGGCTCCCGGAAGAGATCAAAGCGGCCTTCGTCGGCACGCGCCAGCGTGAGCAGCGAATCCACGAGGTCGGCCATGCGGGTCACCTGCTGCAGCGCTTCCTCGAGCGCCTCGGCCTGCTCGTCTTCGGTGGCCAGATGGCTCATGGCCCGCTCGACGTCGGCGCGCATCACGGCCAGCGGCGTCTTGAGTTCATGGCTGGCGTCGGCGGTGAAGCGCCGCAACGCGCCGAATGAGGTCTCGAGCCGCTCGATAAAGGCGTTCAGCGTGGTGGAGAGGCGCGCGAGTTCATCGCCGGCGGCGCCGATCGCGAGCCGGCGATGCAGCGACCGACCGTCGGTGATCGCCTCGACCTGATCGATGATGCGATCAATGGGCCGGAAGGCGCGGCCGGCGATGATGTACGCAAACATCACCGAGATGGCGAGCAGGAAGGGCGTGATCACGACCATGGTCCCGACGAGCTCGCGCGGCGTGAACTCGATCCCCGTCGTGCTGAGCGCGGCATACACGCGATACCGATCGTTCGCACTCAGCGGCACGTTGAGCGTGGCGAGCACGACGTCGTCCTCCCGCATGCTCACCGACTTGACCCGCAGCGTATCGGTGTGCGTGCGGGCCGCCGTACTGAAGGCGTCACGATCGGACACCGACAGAGCCGAGACCGCGGACGAGGCGTACAGATCGTAGCCCGTACTGTCCTGCACGAGCACGTACCCCTCGAGAATCGAAAGGAAGGCACTCATGCGCATGCTCACCGTGCGCGCGGCGAGCGGGTCCTTCTGCGCCAGGATAGGTTCCCAGCCGGTACTGCGGGCTACGATGATGGCTTCGCGCACCTGCCGCGCTTCCGCCATGACCCGCTGCTCGAGTTCGCGATAGAGCAGCTCGCGCCGCACGGCGAGCAGCGTGATCGAGAAGATCACGAGCGTGCCGAGGAACGCGGCCGTCCAGGCGACGGTGAGGCGGGTGCGGATCGAGCCCACGAGCGGGATCCCTACGCGCGGA is a window from the Gemmatimonadaceae bacterium genome containing:
- a CDS encoding HAMP domain-containing histidine kinase, giving the protein MGSIRTRLTVAWTAAFLGTLVIFSITLLAVRRELLYRELEQRVMAEARQVREAIIVARSTGWEPILAQKDPLAARTVSMRMSAFLSILEGYVLVQDSTGYDLYASSAVSALSVSDRDAFSTAARTHTDTLRVKSVSMREDDVVLATLNVPLSANDRYRVYAALSTTGIEFTPRELVGTMVVITPFLLAISVMFAYIIAGRAFRPIDRIIDQVEAITDGRSLHRRLAIGAAGDELARLSTTLNAFIERLETSFGALRRFTADASHELKTPLAVMRADVERAMSHLATEDEQAEALEEALQQVTRMADLVDSLLTLARADEGRFDLFREPIELAPLARETLETARLLGEDAGLAIEASQLDNAEVLGDITRLRQLFLNLVTNAIKYTPRGGTVDITLVREDEVARFAVRDTGIGIAAADLPYVFERFWRADRVRSRATERGGFGLGLAISQWIAQAHGGTLEVQSRLGRGSTFVVTLPLAGHPGSGMTGEYESIVNTQGALDSEGGMLTRD